GTTGGTAGTGGTTGTCGTCCTGTCATAGATATCGCTAATGATAAAGGTGTAGTTGGAACTCATGTGGCTTGGGGAGCTTTAGTGTTTTTAGTAAATCCAAATAACCCTTTAGAAACAGTTACAGTAGATCAAGCAAAAAGTATAATGATGGGTAAAATCACAAACTTTAAAGAGATTGGTGGAGAAGATCAAGCTATAACTGTCTATGCAAGAAAAGGTAAAACTTCTGGTGTTGGTTATGCAGCAAGAGACTCTATCTTTAAAGATCCAAAAGCAAGTTTTGCAAAGGGTGCAGAACTAAAGGGAAGTTCTGGTCCACTTAGAAAAGCTATTGCTAAAGACAAAGGTGGTTTTGGAATTGGAGATATATCTAGTGCAAAACACAACACAAAGCTTGTTAAGATTTTAAAACTTAATGGCGTTGATGCTTCAAAAGCAAATATTGCAAGCGGAAAATACTCTCTTTATAGACCTTTCTTTTTATATACAAAAGGTGTACCAGCTGGTGAAGCAAAAAACTTTGTTGACTATGCCCTATCTGCTGAAGGACAAGATGTTATAAGTAAAGCGGGAACTGTAAACTTAAAAGAGGGAAGTTCTCTAAAAAAATAGTAAAGATAGGAAATAAAAATGTATAAAAATATTTCAATTGGAAAGAAAACCTCTATCCCAATAGTTGTTGTTTCTCTTGTATTCTTAATAATAGTCTCTGTTATTGAGTTTTATATAGCATCAGGCATTTCTGAGAAAACATATACAGGTACAAAAGAGGAACTTCTTTCTAAGTTAAAAGATAAATTAGCTCTAAAGTATGAAGTTGGAATAACAAGTGCGATATCTTTAGCTTCAAACATGGAACTAAAAATGGCTGTAGAGGAAGATGATCGAGACTTGGCATTAGAAGTCATTCAAAATCTAGGTAAGGCTTATAAAGCTAGTACAAACTACAAAAACATTAAAATCCATATTCACACCAAAGATGTAAAATCTTTTTTAAGAGCATGGAAACCAGAAAAAAATGGCGATGACCTTAGTGGTTTTAGACATACTATCAATAAAGTAAAACAAACAAATAAACCTGTTTTAGCAATAGAGATGGGCAGAGCTGGAATGGTAATGAGAGCTATTGTTCCTATCCATAACTCATTTGGCTATGCAGGTTCACTTGAATTTATTCAAGGACTCAATTCTGTTCAAAAAAGCTT
The sequence above is drawn from the Candidatus Sulfurimonas baltica genome and encodes:
- a CDS encoding substrate-binding domain-containing protein, whose protein sequence is MKKITTLLLAVGTLSLFGASDIQTFGCGITKSAYLKKLNAAYAKKYNVKVTIPGRGGASKAILLAGAGKVAVGSGCRPVIDIANDKGVVGTHVAWGALVFLVNPNNPLETVTVDQAKSIMMGKITNFKEIGGEDQAITVYARKGKTSGVGYAARDSIFKDPKASFAKGAELKGSSGPLRKAIAKDKGGFGIGDISSAKHNTKLVKILKLNGVDASKANIASGKYSLYRPFFLYTKGVPAGEAKNFVDYALSAEGQDVISKAGTVNLKEGSSLKK